The following proteins come from a genomic window of Montipora foliosa isolate CH-2021 chromosome 2, ASM3666993v2, whole genome shotgun sequence:
- the LOC137990547 gene encoding uncharacterized protein has translation MRNLLLFLLLRVAVALIPVNPGMKSFSFAIKNGFVYPDIEKTLYEHNTGQPGVITEQWFTGHGTMDQDTRIRIYIDNDTQASLDFQLFLAHGIGFNQTQELPEIPWVTKRLGHTANGGIYNTFRVPFGKCFKITATRPTCGHIWYIIRGVENYPLILGDLLLPKHTRLKLYKNENVLMKPFEFLSMANISRSAGAVFMVTLAARSQDLVFLEGCMRAFIDDSKDTTWLSSGTEDFFLSSYYFNRGTFHADEAGLTYKNRHGLISAYKFFENDPLLFSKSFELWWRCSDNDDTNVKFGCPHTWPNPARFTKEEFLDKGKFAKSGTFPTNVLRETSTRVFSKKGKVLHHATGSKEKGFRKKKGVFNRDESKGKEKVSRKGTKSKKRFTTVTTYTWVYEW, from the coding sequence ATGCGAAATCTattgctttttcttcttttgagaGTGGCTGTTGCACTGATTCCGGTTAATCCAGGCATGAAGTCATTCTCATTTGCCATTAAAAATGGTTTTGTGTATCCGGATATAGAAAAGACTCTATACGAACACAACACCGGACAGCCGGGAGTAATTACTGAGCAATGGTTCACCGGCCATGGGACAATGGATCAAGACACCAGGATACGAATTTACATCGACAATGACACCCAAGCAAGTTTGGATTTCCAACTCTTTTTGGCACATGGTATAGGGTTCAACCAAACACAAGAACTTCCCGAGATCCCTTGGGTTACAAAGCGACTCGGTCATACAGCTAATGGCGGAATTTACAACACGTTTAGAGTACCGTTTGGCAAATGCTTCAAGATTACTGCCACAAGACCAACTTGTGGACATATATGGTACATTATTCGTGGGGTTGAGAATTATCCCTTGATACTAGGCGATCTGTTGCTTCCAAAACATACAAGACTTAAGCTTTATAAAAACGAAAACGTTTTGATGAAGCCATTTGAGTTTCTATCAATGGCAAATATCAGTCGTTCTGCAGGGGCAGTGTTTATGGTGACTTTAGCTGCCCGAAGCCAAGATCTCGTCTTTCTGGAAGGTTGTATGCGTGCATTCATTGATGACAGCAAAGATACAACATGGCTCTCATCTGGCACTGAAGACTTTTTCTTGTCATCATATTATTTTAATCGAGGAACATTTCACGCAGATGAAGCAGGCCTCACTTATAAAAATAGACACGGATTAATAAGCGCTTACAAATTTTTCGAAAATGATCCTTTGCTTTTCAGCAAATCCTTTGAACTTTGGTGGAGATGTAGTGATAATGATGACACCAACGTCAAATTTGGCTGCCCTCACACATGGCCAAACCCTGCTCGTTTCACTAAAGAAGAATTCTTGGACAAGGGAAAGTTCGCCAAAAGTGGAACATTCCCCACTAATGTTTTGAGGGAGACAAGTACACGAGTATTCTCCAAGAAAGGAAAAGTTCTCCACCATGCGACGGGTTCCAAAGAGAAAGGCTTTCGCAAAAAAAAGGGTGTTTTTAACAGAGATGAAtcaaaagggaaagaaaaggtTTCCAGGAAAGGAACTAAATCCAAAAAGCGATTCACCACTGTAACAACGTACACATGGGTCTACGAATGGTAA